In the genome of Populus trichocarpa isolate Nisqually-1 chromosome 6, P.trichocarpa_v4.1, whole genome shotgun sequence, one region contains:
- the LOC18100489 gene encoding auxin-responsive protein IAA33, translating to MNMNGFESQQRQEPLKRRWQEITSVPNMSQFPRPTSSLPNFMTKPITFPGFEDDDLVSTMIPPVTVVLEGRSICQRISLHKHASYHSLAKALRQMFVDGGSDSGGSTASSASESVSDHDLDLTNAVPGHLIAYEDIESDLLLAGDLNWKDFVRVAKRIRILPAKGNSRKRTGGAA from the exons atgaacatgaACGGTTTTGAATCTCAACAAAGACAAGAACCCTTGAAAAGAAGATGGCAAGAGATTACAAGTGTCCCAAACATGAGCCAGTTCCCTAGGCCAACTTCTTCTTTACCCAATTTCATGACTAAGCCTATAACCTTTCCTGGCTTTGAAGATGATGATCTTGTTTCTACCATGATCCCTCCGGTGACAGTTGTTCTCGAGGGCCGTTCGATCTGCCAGAGAATTAGCCTTCATAAGCATGCAAGCTATCATAGCCTTGCGAAGGCTCTAAGGCAGATGTTTGTTGACGGAGGCAGCGATTCCGGAGGGTCGACCGCATCATCAGCATCAGAGAGTGTCAGTGACCATGATCTTGATCTCACAAATGCTGTTCCTGGTCATCTCATCGCCTATGAAGACATTGAAAGTGATCTCCTTCTTGCTGGTGACCTTAACTGGAA AGACTTTGTGCGTGTGGCGAAGAGGATTAGGATACTGCCAGCGAAGGGCAATTCAAGGAAGAGAACAGGAGGGGCGGCCTAG